gcacaataggtagtcctcagggactccatccatacgaatagcagcgataagatcctcgaacctctccagatggtccataggatgctcgtgcagtaacccatagtagggtagctgcgacacgagtgtgtagtactgaggcttcagctcaAAATTCTCCTTCTAAATCTCTGGAAGGCGAATAGCTGATATGTTGGTGTAGTACTCGTCTggacgattgtagtcggccagtgccTTTGGTTgagcagcctcttctacaggttgagtagctcctgtagcatcagcatcagggattacattcccctgagtgtctagtttctgacctgttgcattacgcagatgaccatcctggtcatacaggcTTCAATTCTCATcctgtctgagaataacaatcgcaaccatgtttcgcgaCTTAGGATCGGTTGATGTAAgtggtgtagtatcgatcgatgtcgaacaATGTGGAtcggtcgacgatgaaggtcgggTGTCGGTCGATGGGTGGGTGCGAGAATCAGTCGGCGTGAAAGCTGCTGcatcgagcgatgtggaacgttggtctTTGCAGATCGAGCGTTCCAAGTAagcaggatcttctgagaatagcatgtgtgtttccttgttgcttctgctACTGCTGGACAtgtacctgaaaagacaagaaaaaaaatgttgggTCAGAATGGgggtaaagaaaagaataagaatcaataacactaaatctaaaggcgatcaaagctccccggcaacgacgccaaatttgataccactcaaattaccctaaggagtgaattaccctctcaaataagaggttcaattgtagtacttagggatcgaatcaaCAAGgtgctagggaacctattaaatcaagtaatttattaattttaagtgtttgttattttatggtttaaatttaaatagcaatcctaattgagcaactctattgctcgactaataagatgattgggggtgtatcttattggaaaggtattagatgcagggtttctattcaagtgttggagattataatcctatagatgcctatcagttgcatgcatgatatattagagctcaaccccttgaacacagtgatcagcgatggcaatgcttcactggttaactaactagatcttggatctcaactgtcgtctgttgatcacaagaaagtgttgatcgatggtcctatagggatatcgatcgatacacctttcacaaatatcgatcgattgtcagaaaaCAATATCGATTGATGCTTCAagttaagccctaggcgcatgttgataatgctcactagctgTCTAGTTCAGCGGTAGCCTTTTTTTCTAGTTGTTCTAGTATGACAGATTAGTTTCAGGAAtggatggtcaaggatgcttgactcatgcagattcctaggttcaatattctagttagctaatctagaacaagcattaagaacaatcaatcaatgaataccacaacttagcaatctatagttggggctaatccctctaacctatttgaaccctgaatctaacaagtaaactactcagacatagctaagttattcatgacacaaaatataaataaaaactgcatagaatagaatagatgaatcaatggagttccaatcacaaatctctctatgatcttctctcctaaaactctttgctgaaaataagaatacaaaggtggccaaaagctcccttgcctcctaacacttaggcaagtatataactattaggttaaaaactcgtcaggggtaatcttgtaatttggtgaagtcttgggtttaaagtcggctgaaACCAAGTCGTGCTTCCGCGTCtcggcatcgatcgatggtacaggatgtacatcaattgatcataatcttcaatcgaggcttctcttctgtaacgtcactggatgtgcatcgattgATTGTTTCTTCTTCGTATCAACCTCTGATGGTCAGTTCGGATGAAATCtattttaagctcctaaatgctccataatcatcattttactccaagatacttataaacctgaaaacatacctaataggatagaatatatagtatatagatagtaaaatacttatataccatgggtaaaaatgggtcaaatccatggtatatcaagtCACTGAGTAGAGAGGTCCGGGGCTGTCACATCGGAGGGTGAGCAGATCCTTAATAGAAAAACCAAAAGGATCAAATTCAACAGAACATCTATTATCGGTAACAAATTGACGGACAGATATAAGGTTTTTGATAATAGATGGGCAAACAAGAACATTtttaagagagagagttttggtaGGTGAAGAAATGGCTGAGGTACCGATTTTGGTAACAGGCGCAAGAGAACCATCACCTACAAGAACAGAAGGAGTCATGCTCGTACTAAAAACGGAAGTGAGAGTACCTTGATCAGCAGTGATATGGTTGGTAGCCCCACTGTCCATATACCACTGAGATGTAGTCGGGTCCTGCAGGTTCATTGTATTGAACGCTGACGCAAGAGCCTGAGGTATCATCGTCGGAATGTATGCAGGAGCCGCAACAGTCTGAGCAACATGGGACTCTAGCGATGTATACGGTCCAAGAATGATGTTTGGTCGTTGAGGTGTTGCATTCGGGGAGATGGGAGCAAACTGTGGTGGATATTGAGCCATTTTGGGTCCACTTGGATAGTACGAATATGGCCACTGTGGTTGAGGAAATTGCAACGGTGGATATCCATAGTTACGTGGAGCAGAGTTGTAAGGAGCGTTGTTGTGTCGGCCCCGTCCACGATTGTTGTTACGTCCCCCACGGTTGCGGTTGTTGCGGTTGTGAGATCCtctattgttgttgttgttgtatgaTTGATTCTGAGACCTAGAGGAGTTGGAGTTGGTGTCAACAAGCAGCACATTTGGCGATGAAGTTGTATCACTGTGTGCTATCGCAGGTTTGACATGCTTGTTGAGGCGCTCTTCTTCAGCAAGTAGCATCGACCGAGCTGTGTGGAATGATGGGAATGGGCTACGATGGCGAATGACATTATGAATGCCATCGAACTTGTCATTGAGGCCGTTAAGACAGTGCATGAATAATTGTCGATCTGTGACTGGAGAGTCGACATTGGCGAGAAGGTCTGAGAGAGACTTCCGTTTACGGCAGTACTCTTGGACAGAGAGATCACCGATAGTGATTGTACGGAGCTCGTTCTCTAGTTGAAGAGCTCGGTTTTCCTTGTTGTCGCGAAACAAATTCTCCAGCGTATTCCAGAGATCGCGTGCGGTGCTTTTTGGTGTGAGGATTGTCTCGACGAGCGAGTCAGTAATCGTACCGTAAATCCACATCTTAACCAGACCATCACGTTCCTTCCATGTTTTCTCCGTTGCTGGAGTGGCGACAGACGATCCGTCAAGGTGATCGTCAACCCCAAAGGTGAGACAGTGGGTTTCGAAAAGTTCCCTCCACACGTCGTAATTCATCTTGTCAAGATCGAGCCTGATAGGAATGTAAGCTCTAATCTGACTAATGCCCAAAGGCTTTTCAAATGGATCTGCAGCGGGTGTGGTGTTGGCCATCGAGAGATCTGCGAGAGAGAAATAGGTGGAgagaagaaaaggagaaaaggaGATGAGATATCGCAGAGATCGGGAAGCTAGGATCGAAAAGCTTCTGATACCATAAAAGTGTATAAGACTCGATACCTTTCTCATTGATCACAAGAGAATATATATACAACGTAATCATATCTACGTATCACAACTATACATAGAATATTCTGATTCTCTAAAGATTGGATATTCATATCCTAACTAACACACACAAGGACCAAGCATGAGCGTGCCTCGAAGACAGCGCAACGCAGCTGTGGAAGTGATCAACAGGAAGATTTACGTACTCGGAGGCGAACCATACATCGACGGATGGTTGTTTCATCAAGTCGAAGTTTTTGATCCAGAATCGAAAACTTGGGAGGTTGCGGGGATAGAGGACGCGCGTAAGATTTCAAACTGTAGTGCCACGGTGGAGGAGAAGGTGTACATGGTGGATTACGAGAAGACAAGTGTGTACACAATCCGAgaggaggtggaggaggagaaCGGTTGGTTCAGATGGTAAGCCAGAGACTCTCGGAAGGTGGTGGAAGCAAGGATAAGTTAAATGACATGGCGCATTGGGTGTGTGTggtggaggatgttctctttgCTTTCTTTAACAAAACTGGTTTGATGTGGTTCGATACAACGCTTAATGTGTGGAGAACTTTGTTTGGTCGTGATGGGAAGGAACTAACGTTTATCTTAGATGCGGGTGCCATGGCGGAATACGAGGGAAGGCTTGTGGTTTTGTATATGGGGGGATGAAGATATATTTGATGTCCCCGTTACTCAAGAGTGTTCGGTGTATGTTTGTCTCACTGGACAGAGCTGGAGAAAAGATTTGTAGGACAATCGATTGGTCTGGTACTGTGGCTACAGTCTCATATATGTTTCGTTTTCTTCATTGTTTAGCTGTTTCCCATTGACTGATCACAGTATATGTGTTCTTGAAGcaatttgttttgattttttttttgttcaactcaatttgttttgtttaaactCATGAGTGTTATTGAAGAAAATGCAAGGTGGTTTCTTTTTCTGTTCCTCGTATTGGTTGCATCGTTATTCAAGTTGATATTAATCTAACTGAGTTTTACATCATTGATGATTACACCCATGGAGGAAGATAATGATATTTGTCTAACTTATTTGGTGATGTCGAATCGGCGCAAGATTTGCAAAATAATCTTAGCGCAGTCTAGCGAGTATTTAATAGTGGGTTCGCTTGAGTTGGACGTAACGGTGGTTTCGTTAGGACCACGAGCAATTTCAACAGCGACGTCGTCGTTGGATTGTTTTAAGCGAATAAAATCGGACTGATGGACGGTGCTTTTGTCGGGAAGAGACGGTGATGAGGTTATTACACCGTTGCGGTAACGGATTTTTCTGCGGCGGACTTCGGTGCACTTTAGCTTGACAGTAAGTGGAGTGGTACTTGACTGCCGGGCGCCGGCGAGGAGAGACACTATACTCAAAATCAGTGTACTCCGTCATGGCTGAACTCGTTGTTTAATGGAGAGAGGTTATTATATGAGGAGGAGACCAACATAAGAAGAAGAGAGCTCAATGAAATGGTTTTATATCGAAGAATGTTATTTCCTATTTATACTCGAAGTAGGAATGGTAATTTAGTAAATTGGAAAGGTAAAAGATTCATGCATACATAAGTATTAACTTTTCTTTAATTGGATGTGTTTGAAACAGTAATCGGCTAATGATGGATGTACATGTACTCATAAACAGTGGGggagctcaaaaaaaaaaatcagtgggATCAACATTAATATGGttagtaataatgtttttaagtACGTATAACCTTTATAGCtctttatcttaaaaaaaacttgaatttAAAACATTGTTATAAACTCCATAAAATAcagttatttgattatttatactagagaaaaggaaaaacctACGTTGTACGGAAGCTTCATGACGTCCGCTTCCCGATTCGGAACTGGAATCGTAACTTTGTGGAAGCTTGCGGAATCTCGCTTGCAaaacgtttctaaaatattctctttaaaaacctattggaagcttacgattccgttttagaatcacgcttccgtttttaaaaaaaaatgcaatgtatatcaataaaatataaaaccatagttttaatctatataaaattaaaaaaattaatagtaatgaatattgagttataaatatataaatattaaaaataatactataaattatctttatgctttgagaatttttattaaagatatagcacatattaaaatatattgtgtcaattatttatgaatattaaaaataattaatataatattttttgtatacttaatttatgtgtatttttacagttttaatataaaatcatttcaaaattattataaatgaataaatgctttatttcaaatttaaatcatataacttttagtcctaattttttttaaaaaaattatatatatatatatatatatatatggatatacgctTTCAATACGTATCCGcttcctaatattttaaaaaatctcgcttctgcgcttccttacgcttccgcttccacgtacTCTCTTCTGTTTCCATGTAAAATAGGGAAAAACAGACTACCAACGATGTATTGGGATAgtaatttagagtttagaataacGTCTATATCATCGGATATCGCCAAAAACCGCACCTGACCTAATGAAATTAGTCAGGCCTAAGATCCGAAACTCCTCCtagttaatcaaaaaaaaaaaaagaaaaaaaaaactaaaaaaataagaagaataatAGAGATACATGTCAAGAATGGTAATTTTCTGCTCAGGCGTTTGATCATCTCTGCCATTGCTCTTTTGATAGCGTCGGCAACTGCGGTTAACATGATCTAAACCAGTCCCATCACTGTCTCCTCGCTCACGTCATTCTTCTCTTTTAGTTTCTCATCTACCTATTTCTCCATAACAGCTCGTCTAAACCAATGTATTCTCCCAGCCATATGCTTTCATGGACACCTTGTCACTAGTGAACCAAGATGAAACCCAGCGGCTTGGTACATGCCCCTCAACTTTCTAAATTTCCTTTTTTGTAGCAAGCATATATATCTTTTGGTCCAATCATCTCACCTATTTATTAGCTCATTTTCAGTCTTATCATGTTATTCTCTTTTCTATGGTGTGTCAATCTCCACAGTCTGGATACTGTTATAATGAGGTAAGTTATACTTTTATTTTCCATATACATCagctacatttttattttatgaaaccaGTTTCAACTATgtagtaaaaaaagaaaaaaaaatgtagtaaACTTTGCCATGCCTC
This Brassica napus cultivar Da-Ae chromosome C6, Da-Ae, whole genome shotgun sequence DNA region includes the following protein-coding sequences:
- the LOC106383613 gene encoding LOW QUALITY PROTEIN: F-box/kelch-repeat protein At2g22050 (The sequence of the model RefSeq protein was modified relative to this genomic sequence to represent the inferred CDS: deleted 2 bases in 1 codon): MQDRKFSASPVETMSNSNADDDEPPKKYTPTQPSLSSLPDDIVLRCLVRVPRSYHLNISWVSKDLRSLVRSPEFNVLRSSLPKSSLYVCLEEDDDDDNSSFHWFTLNETSTTEYGLVPNPTTFPPHKYGSSTVAVGSKIFFVGGSIEPFTDLWILDTRTGSITQGPSMSVPRRQRNAAVEVINRKIYVLGGEPYIDGWLFHQVEVFDPESKTWEVAGIEDARKISNCSATVEEKVYMVDYEKTSVYTIREGGGGERLVQMVSQRLSEGGGSKDKLNDMAHWVCVVEDVLFAFFNKTGLMWFDTTLNVWRTLFGRDGKELTFILDAGAMAEYEGRLVVLYMGG